The segment GAGGATTGCAAACAACTTCAATTTTACTCAAGCATAAGTGAAGagtttgaaaaaggaaatcatAAGCGTTATAACCTTCATGAAATATCTGGAATAATTCTAAAGGCACtttgttttatatatagggaaaacgggaaaaacaGATAATTTTGACAATGACCTTTGTCGttatttgtattattggttaggtgataaaatatatccttTAGTAGATTAAAATAAACAtgtcttcaaaaaaattatttcaaagaTTCATAATGagctaaatgaaaaaaatccaaCATCTATGGTGGTGTGTGATGGTAATTATTCACCAATAGATCAAGATGAATTTAACAAGAGTAAGGTTCTGTTTTATTATTCTAAGGATTATCAAGATATTCAGCGAGATGCTGCTCATGGCGAACCCACATGTGATAAAGATTATAAGGAATATgttgaaaattatattagtATGTATAACAAGGCATATTTAGAATGCtctggagaaaaaagaaaaacaaatttatattgtcataatttttataaattattcgAGAAAAATCAATACGCAACATTATCCTCATTTACGTGTACCCTATCTGAGAAACACAATGAAATTTTAGAACAACCTAAAGAACATATAACACAGAAacatgcacaaaatgaacaatctGTGGAGACTACAATTGTACAAGATTCCCTTGGTCATCAGAGCACAGCAGATGGTTACAC is part of the Plasmodium cynomolgi strain B DNA, scaffold: 0516, whole genome shotgun sequence genome and harbors:
- a CDS encoding CYIR protein (putative;~vir-type antigen) → MVVCDGNYSPIDQDEFNKSKVLFYYSKDYQDIQRDAAHGEPTCDKDYKEYVENYISMYNKAYLECSGEKRKTNLYCHNFYKLFEKNQYATLSSFTCTLSEKHNEILEQPKEHITQKHAQNEQSVETTIVQDSLGHQSTADGYTLEREPSSKIQQNLEKMQPVAIQDNAEGGHSKSITGSVVPVLGVPFISFLLYRFTPAGGFINKLLGRNINMYNPIEVIDESNPYSEEMVDGRRRINISYHRL